One stretch of bacterium DNA includes these proteins:
- a CDS encoding glycosyltransferase, whose translation MTRVPATVLHFIDSGGLYGAESVLLNLSREMQASGRYWPIIGSIVGAPDEPDALHDKALELGFAAEKLVVRNGRLPLDLPRAAARLRALGVDLIHSHGYKPSVFGALMAGRAGAGVTATCHLWYKGDDRPLKMRAMIAAELRFYRRFRRVVAVSAPIRDELVRAGVPAGRIAVIENGVAVGDEAAPPPAAVERIRAELGLDPACWLLVNTGRLTAQKAQADLVDAVGLLRAAGRAVQALIVGEGELESELKARIARADLEDHVRLLGFRDDVAALLRAADAFVLPSLDEGMPMSLLEAAAAGLPAVVTPVGDIPRLIEDRVSGLVVPSGDPAALAAALAGLMDAPDRGRGWADEARRRVEETYSNQAMFTRYERIYAEYGDTGPRQGGDAT comes from the coding sequence ATGACCCGCGTCCCCGCGACCGTCCTGCACTTCATCGATTCCGGCGGCCTCTACGGGGCCGAGAGCGTGCTGCTGAACCTCTCGCGGGAGATGCAGGCGTCGGGCCGGTACTGGCCGATCATCGGCTCCATCGTCGGCGCACCCGACGAGCCCGACGCGCTTCACGACAAGGCTCTCGAGCTGGGCTTCGCCGCCGAGAAACTGGTCGTCCGCAACGGCCGGCTGCCCCTGGACCTCCCCCGCGCCGCCGCCCGGCTGCGCGCCCTCGGCGTCGACCTGATCCACTCCCACGGCTACAAGCCCTCGGTCTTCGGGGCACTCATGGCCGGCCGGGCGGGCGCCGGCGTCACCGCCACCTGCCACCTGTGGTACAAGGGCGACGACCGCCCCCTGAAGATGCGGGCCATGATCGCCGCCGAACTGCGCTTCTACCGGCGTTTTCGCCGGGTGGTGGCGGTTTCGGCGCCCATCCGGGACGAGCTCGTCCGGGCCGGCGTGCCCGCCGGGCGCATCGCCGTCATCGAGAACGGGGTCGCCGTGGGCGACGAGGCCGCCCCGCCCCCGGCCGCCGTCGAGCGCATCCGGGCGGAACTCGGGCTCGATCCGGCCTGTTGGCTGCTCGTCAACACGGGGCGCCTCACGGCCCAGAAGGCCCAGGCCGACCTCGTGGACGCCGTCGGCCTGCTGCGGGCCGCCGGGCGGGCGGTGCAGGCCCTCATCGTCGGCGAAGGCGAACTCGAGAGCGAACTCAAGGCCCGCATCGCCCGGGCCGATCTGGAGGATCACGTCCGCCTGCTCGGCTTCCGCGACGACGTGGCCGCCCTGTTGCGGGCCGCCGACGCCTTCGTGCTGCCCTCCCTCGACGAGGGCATGCCCATGAGCCTGCTGGAGGCGGCCGCCGCGGGCCTGCCGGCCGTCGTGACCCCGGTGGGAGACATCCCGCGGCTCATCGAGGACAGGGTCAGCGGCCTGGTCGTGCCGAGCGGCGACCCCGCGGCGCTGGCCGCCGCCCTGGCCGGCCTCATGGACGCGCCCGACCGGGGACGCGGCTGGGCCGACGAGGCGCGACGGCGGGTCGAGGAGACGTACTCGAACCAGGCCATGTTCACCCGCTACGAGCGGATCTACGCCGAATACGGCGACACCGGGCCCCGGCAAGGCGGCGACGCGACGTGA
- a CDS encoding acyltransferase has product MSDIAPAVGSGPDAHTRFLERLERRVIPGLDGVRALAVLLVMGHHFGFAWINGSLGVMMFFVLSGFLISRILLREHAGTGGVSLGRFYRRRALRIFPAFYAFWVVMIVVPFVRGHVIDWGAALSSFLYVSNYFLALFHKGESDFGHTWSLSIEEQFYLVWPFVFRRGMSDLARLTRWLVAAIAVVWVYRAVLLLVFHVRVEYLYRAFDTRLDHLAVGCLLAVLLERGVLAGFIGFVCRRAWYPAVTLGLILTLQSLHHQYLYVYVIGYAVEPLLIATFLVQLVCWTSAPGWRAFEHPVARYLGRISYPLYLWQQVVLFSVSRILTPYPIPTVVRFALAVGATVVAATISWNLVEKPFLRLKSRA; this is encoded by the coding sequence ATGTCCGACATCGCGCCAGCCGTCGGCTCCGGCCCCGACGCCCACACCCGCTTCCTTGAACGCCTCGAGCGCCGGGTCATTCCCGGCCTGGACGGCGTGCGGGCCCTGGCGGTGCTGCTCGTCATGGGCCACCACTTCGGCTTCGCCTGGATCAACGGCTCCCTCGGCGTGATGATGTTCTTCGTGCTGAGCGGGTTCCTGATCTCGCGGATCCTGCTGCGCGAACACGCCGGCACGGGGGGCGTCTCCCTGGGTCGCTTCTACCGCCGGCGCGCCCTGCGCATCTTCCCGGCCTTCTACGCCTTCTGGGTCGTCATGATCGTCGTCCCCTTCGTGCGCGGCCACGTGATCGACTGGGGGGCGGCCTTGTCGTCGTTCCTCTACGTGAGCAACTACTTCCTGGCCCTGTTCCACAAGGGCGAATCGGACTTCGGCCACACCTGGTCGCTCAGCATCGAGGAGCAGTTCTACCTGGTCTGGCCCTTCGTGTTCCGGCGCGGCATGTCCGACCTGGCGCGGCTCACGCGCTGGCTGGTCGCGGCCATCGCCGTGGTCTGGGTGTACCGGGCCGTGCTGCTGCTCGTATTCCACGTGCGGGTCGAGTACCTGTACCGGGCCTTCGACACGCGGCTGGACCATCTGGCCGTGGGCTGCCTGCTCGCGGTGCTGCTCGAGCGGGGGGTCCTGGCCGGATTCATCGGCTTCGTGTGCCGCCGGGCCTGGTATCCGGCCGTGACGCTCGGGCTGATCCTCACCCTGCAGTCGCTCCACCACCAGTACCTGTACGTGTACGTGATCGGCTACGCCGTGGAGCCGCTGCTGATCGCGACCTTCCTCGTGCAACTGGTGTGCTGGACATCGGCGCCGGGCTGGCGGGCGTTCGAGCACCCGGTGGCGCGCTACCTCGGGCGGATCTCCTATCCCCTGTACCTGTGGCAGCAGGTGGTGCTCTTCTCGGTCAGCCGGATCCTGACTCCGTACCCCATTCCCACGGTGGTGCGTTTCGCCCTGGCGGTGGGCGCCACGGTGGTCGCGGCCACGATCTCGTGGAACCTGGTGGAGAAGCCGTTCCTCCGCCTGAAATCCCGCGCCTGA